From Conexivisphaerales archaeon, the proteins below share one genomic window:
- the pstS gene encoding phosphate ABC transporter substrate-binding protein PstS, with protein MKHRKISVFTRERVWSIQKRKNYGGPKRLAVSRVFAVAIIIVLVAVAGSVIYLVQSKGASQPQTTDLTGTLNIAGSTLVFPLMNSWTFAYHQVHPGVTVNYNSIGSGGGIAQITARTVDIGATDAPLTPAQYAALPATVVTIPESISAVVPAYNIPGIKNGLNFTGDVLARIFLGNITNWDDTAIQSLNPGVRLPNHAITVVHRSDGSGTMYAFTNFLSDSNQQWRSQVGYSITPNWPTGIGCKGNEGVAGCIENTPYSIGPLEIAYVIENPSLISYGAVKNAAGNFILANLTNIGEAAQAGATSGLPAGNASWSKVSIINNIFNNTSAKNAYPITTFTYLVTYQQQTSKTQGQLVVSFLWWAINNGQQAGINLGYIPLPQNVIALDDATIKSITYNGSPICTPTICPGA; from the coding sequence ATGAAGCATAGAAAAATCTCAGTCTTCACTAGAGAAAGAGTTTGGTCAATTCAAAAAAGAAAGAATTACGGCGGGCCAAAGAGACTAGCTGTAAGCAGAGTCTTTGCTGTAGCCATAATTATAGTCTTGGTGGCTGTTGCAGGTTCTGTAATATATCTGGTGCAGTCAAAAGGCGCATCACAGCCTCAAACCACAGACTTGACTGGAACGTTGAACATAGCGGGTTCAACACTGGTTTTCCCGCTGATGAATTCTTGGACGTTTGCCTACCATCAGGTTCACCCAGGTGTAACCGTCAACTATAACAGCATAGGAAGCGGCGGAGGTATTGCTCAAATAACAGCAAGGACAGTCGATATAGGAGCTACAGATGCACCTCTTACACCTGCACAGTATGCAGCACTTCCTGCAACCGTAGTAACTATACCAGAATCGATCAGCGCTGTTGTTCCGGCGTATAACATTCCTGGAATAAAGAACGGCCTGAACTTTACAGGAGATGTGCTAGCTAGGATCTTCTTGGGAAATATAACCAACTGGGATGACACTGCAATTCAGTCTCTCAACCCAGGGGTAAGACTTCCTAACCATGCAATAACAGTAGTCCACAGGTCAGATGGAAGCGGTACCATGTATGCATTTACGAATTTTCTTTCGGATTCGAACCAGCAGTGGAGGAGCCAAGTTGGATACAGCATAACTCCGAACTGGCCTACAGGGATAGGATGCAAGGGGAATGAAGGAGTTGCAGGATGCATAGAGAACACCCCTTACTCGATAGGACCACTGGAGATAGCCTATGTAATAGAAAACCCAAGCCTGATATCCTATGGTGCTGTTAAAAACGCTGCAGGGAACTTCATTCTCGCCAACCTCACGAATATAGGAGAGGCTGCTCAGGCAGGTGCCACTTCAGGTCTGCCAGCAGGAAACGCTTCATGGAGCAAAGTATCCATAATCAATAATATATTCAACAACACTTCAGCAAAAAATGCCTATCCTATTACAACATTCACATACCTAGTAACATACCAGCAACAGACAAGTAAGACTCAGGGTCAGCTTGTTGTCAGCTTCCTGTGGTGGGCTATCAACAACGGACAGCAGGCTGGGATAAATCTGGGCTATATACCACTTCCACAGAACGTTATCGCGCTAGACGATGCTACGATCAA